Proteins from a genomic interval of Paenibacillus sp. FSL H8-0048:
- a CDS encoding NAD(P)/FAD-dependent oxidoreductase has translation MSLKALNERVNTDLSYLAYGGADWVRPVEHAEGHVYDVVIVGGGQSGLGAAFGLLRERISNLLIIDENRDGLEGPWETYARMVTLRTPKALTSIDLGIPSLTFRSWWEAQHGAEAWSEVDKIPRGQWMEYLRWYRQVLKLPVRNEVRLLLVEPGDDGIYRLQVTGAGAQAGTLLARKVVLATGIQGGGQWHVPPMIADHLPEHLYAHTSRQIDFAALRGKRVGILGGGASAFDNANYALQEGAAEAQVFVRRAQLPGVNPIRQMEGSGMIERFHTLADADKYAVISHFFQYNQPPTSDTFRRAAAWPGFRLHLGSPWLKVEASGEQAVVTTPAGEFSFDYLIVSTGLLSDPALRPELRQVEPHIARWSDRYTAPEGSANPLLDAHPYLSPGFALQSRDEAGRKLLHGLFVFNYSALASCGLSASAISGLRNAIPRLVSGVADQLFQDDRQQILQSYYDYDEIEFTGP, from the coding sequence ATGAGCCTGAAAGCCTTGAATGAACGCGTGAACACGGATCTCTCTTACCTCGCCTATGGCGGCGCGGATTGGGTTCGCCCTGTGGAGCATGCCGAAGGCCATGTCTATGATGTCGTCATTGTGGGCGGGGGCCAGAGCGGGCTTGGTGCGGCTTTTGGCTTGCTGCGCGAACGGATCTCGAATCTGCTGATTATCGATGAGAATCGTGACGGGCTGGAGGGGCCTTGGGAGACCTATGCCCGGATGGTGACGCTGCGTACGCCCAAAGCTCTGACCTCGATTGATCTCGGCATCCCGTCGCTGACCTTCCGTTCCTGGTGGGAGGCTCAGCATGGGGCGGAGGCCTGGAGTGAGGTGGACAAAATCCCGCGCGGGCAGTGGATGGAGTATCTGCGCTGGTACCGGCAGGTTCTGAAGCTCCCGGTACGTAATGAGGTGCGGCTATTGCTGGTCGAGCCTGGTGACGATGGGATCTACCGTCTGCAGGTTACAGGAGCGGGTGCGCAGGCCGGAACACTGCTGGCACGTAAGGTGGTGCTGGCTACCGGCATTCAAGGAGGAGGACAGTGGCATGTTCCGCCGATGATTGCAGATCATCTGCCGGAGCACCTGTATGCCCATACCTCCCGGCAGATTGATTTCGCCGCCCTTCGCGGCAAGCGGGTGGGAATTCTCGGCGGCGGGGCGTCCGCCTTCGACAATGCGAATTATGCGCTTCAGGAGGGCGCGGCGGAGGCCCAGGTCTTCGTCCGCCGGGCGCAGCTTCCGGGGGTGAATCCGATCCGCCAGATGGAGGGCTCGGGCATGATTGAGCGGTTCCATACCCTGGCGGATGCGGACAAATATGCGGTCATCTCGCATTTCTTCCAGTATAATCAGCCGCCGACGAGCGATACCTTCCGCCGCGCAGCGGCATGGCCCGGCTTCCGGCTGCATCTCGGCTCGCCGTGGCTGAAGGTGGAGGCTTCAGGGGAGCAGGCGGTGGTGACTACGCCCGCCGGAGAGTTCAGCTTCGACTATCTAATCGTCAGCACGGGCCTGCTCAGCGATCCTGCCCTGCGGCCGGAGCTGCGGCAGGTGGAGCCTCATATTGCCCGCTGGAGCGACCGGTACACGGCGCCAGAGGGATCAGCGAATCCGCTGCTGGATGCGCACCCTTATCTTAGCCCCGGCTTTGCGCTTCAGAGCCGGGATGAAGCAGGCCGCAAGCTGCTGCATGGCTTATTCGTGTTCAACTATTCCGCTCTGGCCAGCTGCGGGTTATCGGCATCGGCTATCTCGGGACTGCGGAATGCGATTCCGAGACTGGTCAGCGGTGTGGCCGACCAGCTCTTCCAGGATGACCGGCAGCAGATCCTGCAGTCTTATTATGATTACGATGAGATTGAATTCACAGGCCCGTAA
- a CDS encoding S8 family peptidase produces the protein MKSEPSWVRRHAAKLNRPLKHKIRRAYSTAASTAAIPVIIQFRQPVTHAGLRELRKHLGRHVFPVKHHLRLHQAVASQVSLKCLEHVCRWNGVHKVYLDGIKKATLNIATPSIGATAVKRSRGLTGKGINIAVLDTGVYPHPDLTRPVNRILAFKDYINHRKCPYDDNGHGTHITGDAAGNGWSSRGKYRGPAPEAGIVGIKVLDKYGDGYDSTIIKAIEYCITHRKKLKLRILSMSFGGPVAPHIKDDLLVQAVEKAVKAGLTVVIAAGNAGPRHRTIESPGISPSAITVGAVNDRRTLTQKDDRIAVYSSRGPAPGGRVKPDLVAPGDSVISLRAPGSQLVRELPRNKVGKRYFKLSGTSISTPIVSGAAAQLLQLRPCLTPRQVKLLLKRNAFPLRLKPNTAGSGEIDVRFLKRRCPPKKPHK, from the coding sequence ATGAAGAGTGAACCATCATGGGTCAGGCGTCATGCTGCCAAGCTCAACCGTCCCCTGAAGCATAAGATCCGCAGAGCCTATTCCACCGCTGCCTCAACTGCTGCTATTCCGGTGATCATACAGTTCAGACAACCGGTTACTCATGCGGGACTCCGCGAACTAAGGAAGCATCTGGGACGGCATGTCTTCCCGGTCAAGCATCATCTGCGGCTGCACCAGGCCGTGGCTTCACAGGTATCCCTGAAATGTCTGGAGCATGTATGCCGCTGGAATGGAGTCCATAAAGTCTATCTGGACGGCATTAAGAAGGCTACGCTCAACATTGCAACTCCATCCATAGGCGCTACAGCGGTTAAACGCTCAAGAGGGCTTACCGGCAAAGGCATCAACATCGCTGTGCTCGATACCGGAGTCTATCCGCATCCCGATCTGACCCGGCCGGTGAACCGCATTCTGGCGTTCAAGGACTATATCAATCACCGGAAATGCCCGTATGATGACAACGGACACGGCACGCATATCACCGGGGATGCCGCCGGTAACGGCTGGTCCAGCCGGGGCAAGTACCGGGGACCTGCGCCGGAAGCGGGAATTGTCGGGATCAAGGTGCTCGATAAGTATGGGGACGGCTATGACTCCACCATTATCAAGGCCATTGAATACTGCATCACCCACCGTAAAAAGCTGAAGCTGCGTATCCTGTCCATGTCCTTCGGCGGACCGGTGGCCCCGCATATCAAGGATGACCTTCTCGTCCAGGCCGTTGAAAAAGCCGTCAAAGCCGGCCTCACCGTAGTCATCGCCGCCGGTAATGCCGGCCCCAGGCACCGGACCATTGAATCCCCCGGGATCAGCCCCTCCGCAATCACCGTCGGAGCCGTCAATGACCGGCGGACGCTGACGCAGAAGGATGACCGGATCGCCGTCTATTCCAGCCGCGGGCCCGCTCCCGGCGGCAGGGTGAAGCCGGATCTGGTCGCCCCCGGCGATTCAGTGATCTCGCTGCGCGCCCCCGGCTCCCAGCTTGTCCGTGAATTGCCGCGCAATAAGGTCGGCAAGCGGTATTTCAAGCTGTCTGGCACCAGCATCTCCACGCCCATCGTGTCCGGTGCCGCCGCGCAGCTGCTACAGCTCCGTCCTTGCCTTACACCGCGCCAGGTGAAGCTCCTGCTGAAGCGGAATGCCTTCCCTCTCCGCCTGAAGCCGAATACCGCCGGCAGCGGGGAGATCGACGTACGGTTCCTGAAGCGGCGCTGCCCGCCCAAGAAACCCCACAAGTGA
- a CDS encoding amidase translates to MLLHKVSLTEMMSRIHEPGYSPGTVLDPYLKRYRQLEPHIHAFVPEDQVEGRLDSEKALLQRMYSAEERKPGLFGIPVAIKDLLHVDGLPTRAGSQLSAELLTGPQGSLVTKLRALGAVIGGKTVTEEFAYNGPIATRNPHNTAHTPGGSSAGSAAAVAAGLCPLAVGTQTLRSVIAPASFCGVVGFKPSYGRVPLDGVLLFSPSFDTVGFFTQNLPDMEAAAALLVPNWQTRPAEVSRKPVLGIPKGVYMELMSAEVKGVFQAQISGLEQLGYEVHYVQMPWEDELIYGNAMLRFIEGELAREHEHRFAEHRVEYGVPVQEAILRGQQIPEEELEQYRARQRELRRELMELMEQEGIDLWVSPAQGGTAPKIEERNTGWAGMPAVWGFAGVPTVSLPAATLEGMPLGFQCIGKYGEDELLLAWARQLWPQLAEE, encoded by the coding sequence ATGCTGCTTCACAAGGTATCCCTGACAGAAATGATGAGCCGTATTCACGAACCCGGATATTCACCCGGAACTGTGCTTGACCCGTACCTTAAGCGTTACAGACAGCTTGAGCCGCATATCCATGCGTTTGTTCCTGAGGACCAGGTTGAAGGGCGTCTGGATTCGGAAAAAGCTTTGCTGCAAAGGATGTACAGCGCAGAAGAACGAAAACCAGGCCTCTTCGGCATTCCTGTAGCCATTAAGGACCTGCTGCATGTAGACGGCTTGCCGACCAGGGCGGGATCACAGCTATCCGCTGAATTGTTAACCGGTCCCCAGGGGTCTCTGGTCACTAAGCTGCGTGCCCTCGGGGCCGTGATTGGAGGCAAGACGGTGACCGAGGAATTTGCCTACAACGGGCCGATTGCTACGCGTAATCCGCATAACACCGCGCATACTCCCGGCGGTTCCAGTGCAGGCTCCGCCGCAGCGGTGGCTGCGGGGCTCTGTCCGCTGGCTGTGGGCACACAGACGCTGCGTTCGGTGATCGCTCCGGCGTCCTTTTGCGGAGTGGTCGGGTTCAAGCCCAGCTATGGCCGGGTTCCACTGGATGGGGTGCTGCTGTTCTCGCCGTCTTTTGACACGGTAGGGTTCTTCACGCAGAACTTGCCTGACATGGAGGCTGCGGCAGCCTTGCTTGTCCCAAATTGGCAGACCCGTCCCGCCGAAGTCTCCCGCAAGCCGGTTCTGGGTATCCCTAAGGGAGTCTATATGGAGCTGATGAGTGCGGAAGTCAAAGGGGTGTTCCAGGCTCAGATCTCAGGGCTTGAACAGCTTGGATATGAAGTCCATTATGTCCAAATGCCGTGGGAGGATGAACTTATCTACGGAAATGCCATGCTGCGCTTCATTGAGGGGGAGCTGGCACGGGAGCATGAACATAGATTCGCAGAGCATAGAGTAGAATACGGCGTTCCCGTGCAGGAAGCGATCCTCAGAGGACAGCAGATTCCCGAGGAGGAGCTGGAGCAGTACCGCGCCCGGCAACGGGAGCTGCGGCGTGAGCTGATGGAGCTTATGGAGCAGGAGGGAATCGACCTGTGGGTCTCTCCGGCCCAAGGGGGGACTGCACCGAAGATCGAGGAGCGGAATACGGGCTGGGCAGGGATGCCTGCGGTCTGGGGCTTCGCGGGAGTGCCCACGGTCAGTCTGCCTGCGGCAACGCTTGAAGGCATGCCGCTCGGCTTCCAGTGCATAGGAAAATATGGAGAAGACGAGCTGCTCTTAGCTTGGGCGCGCCAGCTATGGCCGCAGCTGGCTGAGGAGTAA
- a CDS encoding LytTR family DNA-binding domain-containing protein — MKITIEQVPEGGEPEIILRCNDPDEGLLALIYSVNAGVKKLIGMTGLQMHIIHPRDVYYFEAVDHKVFIYCQEKVYESRLKLYELETEYESGDFFRASKSSILNVAKIESLRPVLYGRYEALLHNGERVCISRQYVPVLKRKLGL, encoded by the coding sequence GTGAAAATCACGATTGAGCAGGTTCCGGAGGGCGGTGAGCCTGAAATTATTCTCAGGTGCAATGACCCGGATGAAGGCTTGCTGGCGCTGATCTACTCGGTGAACGCAGGCGTAAAGAAGCTGATTGGTATGACCGGGCTACAGATGCACATCATCCATCCGCGTGACGTCTATTACTTCGAGGCGGTAGATCATAAGGTGTTCATCTACTGCCAGGAGAAGGTGTATGAGTCGAGGCTGAAGCTGTATGAGCTGGAGACGGAGTATGAGTCTGGTGATTTTTTCAGGGCCTCCAAATCCAGTATCCTGAATGTGGCCAAGATTGAGTCGCTCCGCCCGGTGCTCTACGGAAGATATGAGGCGCTGCTGCACAACGGTGAGAGGGTCTGCATCTCCCGACAATATGTCCCGGTACTCAAACGGAAGTTAGGGTTATAG
- a CDS encoding CD3324 family protein — MQCVNAAKLLPDHLLKEIQQYIQGEALYIPTCKSKRRKWGESSGAADYYKVRNAEIRSRFQEGAELDQLCEQYGLSIDSIRKIVYSKNPQS; from the coding sequence ATGCAATGTGTAAATGCAGCAAAGCTGTTGCCAGACCACCTGCTGAAGGAGATTCAGCAATATATTCAAGGGGAAGCCCTGTATATCCCGACCTGCAAGAGCAAGCGCAGAAAATGGGGCGAAAGCTCAGGGGCAGCCGATTACTATAAAGTCCGCAATGCTGAGATCCGTAGCCGCTTCCAAGAAGGTGCAGAGTTGGACCAATTGTGCGAGCAATACGGGTTATCTATCGACAGCATCCGTAAAATTGTATATTCCAAGAACCCGCAGAGCTGA
- a CDS encoding M3 family oligoendopeptidase: MKFSEYVYKRPDVEQFKQEFTTLLKDLETGNLEEQKAAVAAINKLRSRFDTMETLVSVRHSINTEDAFYKAEQDYMDETGPVIQEYITDYYRALVNSKYRAEFEQEWGTQLLSLAEISLRTFSPEVIEDLQLENKLSSEYSQLIASAKIMFQGEERTLAQLIPFDSSTDREVRKGVFEARNAFMAEHEPEFDRIYDELVKVRAGIAAKLGYKSFVELGYDRMGRTDYNAEMVAGFRKQVHEHIVPVAGKLKQRQRERLQLDGLKFYDEGIKFNSGNATPKGDPDWIVANGAKMYQEMSPQTGEFFTFMQENGLMDLVSKKGKEFGGYCTFFSDYRAPFIFSNFNGTAGDIDVLTHEVGHAFQVYSSRNMEVPEYAFPTSEAAEIHSMSMEFFAWPWMDLFFKEEADKYRFNHLADSLEFIPYGVSVDEFQHFVYEHPEATPQQRKQAWRDIERKYLPHRDYDGNAYLEQGGFWHKQAHIFRSPFYYIDYTLAQLCAFQFWKRSNEDFTSAWPDYLKLCQAGGSRSFTELVKLAGLTSPFEDGCIGSVIGEIEGWLNSIDDKAL; the protein is encoded by the coding sequence ATGAAATTCTCAGAATATGTATACAAACGCCCGGATGTGGAGCAATTCAAGCAAGAGTTCACCACTCTGCTGAAGGACCTGGAGACAGGCAATCTGGAGGAGCAAAAGGCTGCCGTGGCAGCCATCAATAAGCTGCGCAGCCGCTTCGATACGATGGAGACCCTCGTGAGTGTCCGCCACTCCATCAATACGGAGGATGCATTCTACAAGGCAGAGCAGGATTATATGGACGAGACCGGACCGGTGATCCAGGAGTACATCACGGATTATTACAGAGCCCTTGTCAACTCCAAGTACAGAGCCGAGTTCGAGCAGGAATGGGGAACACAGCTCCTAAGCCTGGCCGAGATCTCACTGCGTACCTTCAGCCCTGAAGTCATTGAAGATCTGCAGCTGGAGAATAAGCTGTCTTCCGAATATTCCCAATTGATCGCGTCCGCCAAAATCATGTTCCAGGGCGAAGAACGCACCCTGGCACAGCTGATTCCGTTCGATTCTTCCACGGACCGTGAAGTCCGCAAAGGTGTGTTCGAGGCCCGTAATGCCTTCATGGCAGAGCATGAACCCGAATTCGACCGGATCTATGACGAGCTGGTGAAGGTCCGGGCAGGAATTGCTGCCAAGCTGGGCTACAAGAGCTTCGTGGAGCTCGGGTATGACCGGATGGGACGTACCGATTACAATGCTGAGATGGTGGCGGGCTTCCGCAAGCAGGTGCATGAGCATATCGTGCCGGTTGCGGGGAAGCTGAAGCAGCGTCAGCGCGAACGCCTTCAGCTGGACGGCCTGAAATTTTATGATGAAGGCATTAAATTTAATTCCGGCAACGCTACCCCTAAGGGAGACCCGGACTGGATCGTGGCGAATGGTGCTAAGATGTATCAGGAGATGTCCCCGCAGACGGGTGAATTCTTCACCTTCATGCAGGAGAACGGGCTGATGGATCTGGTCAGCAAAAAAGGCAAGGAATTCGGCGGCTACTGCACCTTCTTCAGCGACTACCGTGCTCCGTTTATTTTCTCCAATTTCAATGGAACCGCCGGGGATATCGATGTGCTGACCCATGAGGTAGGGCATGCGTTCCAGGTGTATTCCAGCCGGAATATGGAGGTCCCTGAATATGCGTTCCCGACCTCTGAAGCCGCTGAGATTCATTCGATGAGTATGGAGTTCTTCGCCTGGCCATGGATGGATCTGTTCTTCAAGGAGGAGGCGGACAAGTACCGCTTCAACCATCTGGCGGACAGTCTGGAGTTCATTCCTTACGGCGTATCAGTCGATGAATTCCAGCATTTTGTGTACGAGCATCCGGAAGCTACGCCGCAGCAGCGCAAACAGGCTTGGCGGGACATTGAACGGAAATACCTGCCGCACCGTGATTATGACGGCAATGCTTATCTGGAACAAGGCGGCTTCTGGCACAAGCAGGCCCATATCTTCCGCTCCCCGTTCTACTATATCGACTATACCCTGGCCCAGCTCTGCGCCTTCCAGTTCTGGAAACGCTCGAACGAGGACTTCACCTCGGCCTGGCCGGATTATCTGAAGCTCTGCCAGGCCGGAGGCAGCCGCTCCTTCACGGAGCTGGTGAAGCTTGCCGGATTAACCTCCCCGTTCGAGGATGGCTGCATCGGCTCCGTGATCGGTGAGATTGAGGGCTGGCTGAACAGCATAGATGATAAGGCGCTGTAG
- a CDS encoding iron chaperone: MNQPKGDEAEVDKSKVTYESVDQYIADFAPEVQELLQSLRKVISEAAPEAVEKISYQMPTWFLHKNLVHFAAYKTHIGFYPAPSGIEAFKEELAQYKGAKGSVQFPIKEPLPYDLITRIVKFRVEENQQQAAEKGKKK, translated from the coding sequence ATGAACCAGCCCAAGGGAGATGAAGCCGAAGTGGACAAGAGTAAAGTAACCTATGAATCGGTTGACCAGTATATTGCGGACTTTGCGCCGGAGGTTCAGGAGCTTCTGCAGAGCTTGCGTAAGGTTATTTCGGAAGCTGCGCCGGAGGCAGTGGAGAAGATCAGCTACCAGATGCCGACCTGGTTCCTGCATAAGAATCTGGTGCATTTTGCCGCCTACAAGACGCACATCGGTTTCTATCCGGCACCCAGCGGGATCGAAGCCTTCAAGGAGGAGCTGGCGCAGTATAAAGGGGCTAAAGGGTCGGTACAGTTCCCCATCAAGGAGCCGCTCCCATACGATCTCATTACCAGAATCGTCAAATTCAGAGTGGAGGAGAATCAGCAGCAGGCCGCAGAGAAAGGGAAGAAGAAGTAA
- a CDS encoding alpha/beta hydrolase, which translates to MRGSQGFRLYLFLIILCIVLGGCSQNSGKAPEEAADKVGTVPLQSPGVQNLVFHSKALDREMRLSVYLPTGYNASKRYPVLYFIHGYGSKETDMWGGLDIQQNAERLIEAGQIEPLIIVAPQMDNSYGLNAVANPGNPASPSGERYEDYLVEDVVKYTDTHFNTLAERGSRYIGGISMGGFIGLHSAFLHSDVYSRVGGHSPALFLDDWSLAGGENGLVQFLYPTEALRQERDPLLLAQNRDLSNLSIYLDCGAEDSYRFYEGTERLYTLLKGKGVPVEYHLRAGQHDGDYWKSHMDEYLRFYAGRTKES; encoded by the coding sequence ATGAGGGGTTCTCAAGGCTTCAGGCTGTATCTGTTTCTTATCATACTGTGTATAGTGCTGGGAGGTTGTTCACAGAACTCAGGCAAAGCGCCTGAAGAGGCGGCAGACAAGGTTGGGACGGTACCGCTGCAAAGCCCAGGCGTTCAGAATCTGGTTTTTCACAGTAAGGCCCTGGACCGGGAGATGCGGCTCAGTGTCTATCTTCCTACAGGGTACAATGCGTCTAAGCGTTATCCGGTGCTCTATTTCATCCATGGCTATGGCAGCAAAGAAACAGATATGTGGGGCGGGCTGGATATTCAGCAGAATGCAGAACGACTGATTGAGGCTGGTCAGATCGAGCCGCTCATTATCGTCGCTCCACAGATGGACAACAGCTATGGGCTGAATGCTGTAGCTAATCCGGGTAATCCCGCATCGCCAAGCGGTGAACGGTATGAGGATTATTTGGTCGAAGATGTTGTGAAGTATACAGATACGCATTTCAACACTCTGGCTGAGCGCGGTTCCCGCTATATTGGCGGCATCTCGATGGGCGGTTTTATCGGTCTGCATTCGGCGTTCTTGCATAGTGATGTCTACAGCAGGGTTGGCGGGCATAGCCCGGCGCTGTTCCTGGATGACTGGTCTCTTGCCGGAGGCGAGAACGGTCTGGTCCAGTTTCTCTATCCGACGGAGGCGCTGCGGCAGGAGCGTGATCCGCTTCTTTTGGCGCAGAACAGAGACTTATCGAACTTGAGTATCTACCTGGACTGCGGGGCGGAGGACAGCTACCGGTTCTATGAAGGCACGGAGCGGCTGTATACTCTGCTTAAGGGGAAGGGCGTGCCGGTGGAATATCATCTCAGAGCAGGGCAGCATGACGGGGACTATTGGAAGAGCCATATGGACGAATATTTGAGGTTCTATGCCGGGAGGACGAAGGAATCATGA
- a CDS encoding sigma-70 family RNA polymerase sigma factor — MNKANTADLALMDEEMFYERLASEHRKLYALAYSYLRSEADALEAVQEASCRAWMKRKQLKNEQAFTPWLLRITINCCMDELRRKKRVVLTEKLEEEPQEMRSSDRLDLERAMSRLKPKYRHAVMLKYYQDMTTGEIAKVLNKPEGTIKTWMRQGLMQLRKYL, encoded by the coding sequence ATGAACAAAGCCAATACAGCAGATCTGGCGCTGATGGATGAAGAGATGTTCTATGAGCGGCTGGCAAGTGAGCACCGCAAACTGTATGCGCTCGCGTACAGCTATCTGCGCTCAGAAGCAGATGCCCTGGAAGCGGTGCAAGAAGCCTCGTGCCGGGCCTGGATGAAGCGCAAACAGCTCAAGAATGAGCAGGCCTTCACACCATGGCTGCTCCGGATTACCATCAACTGCTGCATGGATGAGCTAAGGCGTAAAAAACGTGTGGTGCTGACAGAGAAGCTGGAGGAGGAGCCCCAGGAGATGAGGAGCAGCGACCGTCTCGATCTGGAGCGGGCCATGAGCCGGCTAAAGCCGAAATACCGGCATGCAGTGATGCTCAAATATTACCAGGATATGACGACCGGCGAGATTGCCAAGGTACTGAATAAGCCCGAAGGCACGATCAAAACCTGGATGCGTCAAGGACTCATGCAGTTGCGGAAATATCTGTGA